Proteins from a genomic interval of Symmachiella macrocystis:
- a CDS encoding response regulator, whose amino-acid sequence MNSRPLRILLADDNTAHAKLVMRIFADHRLTNTVEHVTDGEATLDYLLHRCEFRNAPDYPLPDAVLLDLNLPKIDGLNVLKSIRETDRLRRLPVIILSTSNATTDVTRAYELGANSYLVKPTDFEQFSQMINDLGDFWLHWNRSPWATP is encoded by the coding sequence ATGAACAGCAGGCCATTGCGAATTCTGCTCGCCGATGACAATACGGCCCATGCCAAATTGGTGATGAGAATCTTTGCGGATCATCGTCTCACCAACACCGTCGAGCACGTGACGGATGGCGAAGCGACGCTGGACTACTTGCTTCACCGCTGCGAATTCAGAAATGCGCCAGACTACCCGCTTCCCGACGCTGTCTTGTTAGATTTGAATCTACCCAAAATCGACGGCCTAAATGTTCTGAAATCCATCAGAGAAACCGATCGACTACGCCGCTTGCCCGTCATTATTCTGTCTACGAGCAATGCCACCACTGATGTGACACGCGCCTATGAATTAGGCGCGAACAGCTATCTCGTGAAACCGACCGATTTCGAGCAGTTTTCACAAATGATCAATGACTTAGGGGATTTCTGGCTACACTGGAACCGTTCACCGTGGGCCACTCCTTAG
- a CDS encoding bifunctional 4-hydroxy-2-oxoglutarate aldolase/2-dehydro-3-deoxy-phosphogluconate aldolase: protein MSKQDDLNRVLDSAIVAIIRAPSGELLVDVALTLYEAGIDVIEVTFTVPGVLDIISQVHRELGDRILLGAGTVLDPETARAAFLAGAQFLVTPCVNTDVIRMANRYDKLVMSGAFTPTEVLTAWEAGADIVKVFPADIGGPSYLKSLHGPLPQIKLLPTGGVNLETLPAFLNAGACAVGLGSSLVEKQAVVDGDLGRIRDLASQYVALVKSTRNS from the coding sequence ATGAGCAAGCAGGATGATCTCAATCGCGTTCTTGATTCGGCGATCGTCGCCATCATTCGGGCGCCGTCGGGCGAATTATTGGTCGATGTGGCGTTGACTCTGTATGAAGCGGGCATCGACGTGATCGAAGTCACCTTTACCGTGCCGGGGGTGTTGGACATCATCTCGCAGGTTCATCGTGAATTGGGAGACCGGATCCTATTAGGCGCCGGGACCGTGCTCGACCCCGAAACCGCGCGGGCGGCCTTTTTGGCCGGCGCACAGTTCCTGGTGACCCCCTGCGTGAACACCGACGTGATCCGCATGGCGAATCGCTACGATAAATTGGTGATGAGCGGCGCATTTACTCCCACGGAAGTCCTGACCGCCTGGGAAGCCGGAGCGGATATTGTCAAAGTCTTTCCCGCCGATATCGGCGGCCCAAGTTACCTCAAATCGTTGCACGGTCCCTTGCCGCAGATCAAGCTGCTCCCCACGGGCGGCGTGAATTTGGAAACGCTGCCTGCCTTTTTGAATGCGGGCGCGTGTGCGGTCGGATTGGGGAGTTCGTTGGTGGAGAAACAAGCGGTTGTCGACGGAGATTTGGGCCGGATTCGCGATCTGGCGAGCCAGTATGTCGCGCTGGTCAAATCGACTCGCAACAGCTAA
- a CDS encoding alpha/beta hydrolase: MTSDGIELQVRRYAPSLTPARRTLLIVHGICEHGGRYEHVATAAAQQGWETIIPDLRGHGRSSGPRAHVSRFTDYVEDIETVRREFETDPQKTAMLGHSMGGLVAIRYAQRHSDQLSALALSAPFLRPGKPPHPITTAFGRVMSFIAPRTRFATRIEPHEVCRDPQMLRRRAEDQLMQTSVTAGWFFEARFAIGKAWKRAGRMQVPLLVMQGAMDCVVDPLSSEQWAESSGSTDKTFELFPDHMHELLNEPDRDETIDSLLAWLDARVA, encoded by the coding sequence ATGACCAGCGACGGAATTGAATTGCAAGTCCGTCGCTATGCGCCCTCCCTGACGCCTGCGCGGCGCACGCTGCTGATTGTCCATGGGATTTGTGAACATGGGGGACGGTATGAGCATGTGGCCACAGCTGCGGCCCAGCAAGGCTGGGAGACGATTATTCCCGATCTGCGTGGACATGGGCGCTCCAGCGGACCGCGGGCGCACGTCAGCCGGTTCACCGATTATGTCGAAGATATAGAAACCGTGCGGCGCGAGTTCGAAACCGATCCACAAAAAACTGCCATGCTGGGGCATAGTATGGGGGGCTTGGTGGCGATTCGCTATGCGCAGCGTCATTCCGATCAGCTCTCGGCATTAGCGTTGAGTGCGCCGTTCCTGCGACCGGGAAAGCCGCCGCATCCCATCACCACGGCGTTCGGGCGCGTGATGTCGTTCATCGCTCCCCGTACACGTTTTGCGACCCGGATTGAACCGCACGAGGTTTGCCGGGACCCGCAGATGCTTAGGCGGCGGGCTGAGGACCAATTGATGCAAACCTCGGTCACGGCGGGTTGGTTCTTTGAAGCCCGGTTCGCGATCGGCAAGGCTTGGAAGAGGGCAGGGCGGATGCAGGTGCCGTTGTTGGTCATGCAAGGGGCAATGGACTGCGTCGTCGACCCACTCTCAAGCGAACAATGGGCCGAGTCCTCGGGCAGTACTGACAAGACGTTCGAATTGTTTCCCGACCACATGCATGAACTGCTCAACGAACCGGACCGCGACGAGACGATCGATTCGTTGTTAGCGTGGTTGGATGCCCGTGTGGCCTAA
- a CDS encoding TlpA family protein disulfide reductase, with amino-acid sequence MAVFAIRRVLNQLPRCVAALLLLGLMTVGSVQAQEQVTLVEVLEKHRQATFIDVGKYVETHPEADDLENAYFHLFREGLMHDMEVQAAPYAESYLKRKDQNPAMSNLAQRVRCMSFATEGEFEEAFAVFESLLSQASPQSADAMLSVGFVLASKARFADKIGISRDIYEQLSAKFPFNQKVTRMVQTGLIKHDLLDKPAPEIGVRDMDGKLIEWEQYKGKVVLVDFWATWCGPCIEEMPNLKKTYADLHDKGFEIIGINRDEDSDQVKAFLKSAGMKWPQILDKVDEFDLDKKFDAVMLPSTYLVDRNGILVQFDMRGAEIRTQVEQLLKKK; translated from the coding sequence ATGGCTGTGTTTGCGATCCGTCGAGTTTTGAATCAATTGCCGCGCTGCGTGGCGGCCTTGTTGCTACTGGGGCTGATGACTGTTGGCTCAGTTCAGGCCCAAGAGCAGGTCACGCTGGTCGAAGTCTTGGAAAAACATCGTCAGGCAACGTTCATTGATGTAGGCAAGTATGTCGAGACGCATCCCGAGGCAGACGATCTTGAGAACGCTTATTTTCACCTGTTCCGCGAGGGCTTGATGCACGACATGGAAGTGCAAGCTGCTCCGTATGCGGAGTCTTATCTCAAGCGCAAAGACCAAAACCCGGCAATGTCAAATTTGGCACAACGGGTCCGGTGTATGAGTTTTGCGACCGAGGGAGAATTTGAAGAGGCATTCGCCGTTTTCGAGTCGCTACTCTCCCAGGCAAGTCCGCAATCGGCCGATGCGATGCTCAGCGTTGGGTTTGTTTTGGCCAGCAAAGCACGGTTTGCTGACAAGATTGGGATTTCGCGGGACATTTACGAGCAGTTGTCCGCAAAATTTCCCTTCAATCAAAAAGTCACCAGAATGGTGCAGACAGGATTGATCAAGCACGACCTGCTGGACAAGCCCGCCCCCGAAATCGGCGTACGGGACATGGACGGCAAGCTGATTGAATGGGAGCAGTACAAAGGCAAGGTGGTGTTGGTCGATTTTTGGGCCACGTGGTGCGGACCTTGCATCGAGGAAATGCCGAACCTGAAAAAAACCTATGCCGACCTGCATGACAAAGGCTTTGAAATCATCGGCATCAATCGGGATGAGGACTCGGACCAAGTGAAGGCGTTTTTGAAATCGGCCGGGATGAAATGGCCGCAAATTTTGGACAAGGTTGACGAGTTCGATTTGGATAAAAAATTCGATGCGGTGATGCTCCCCTCGACATATCTGGTCGACCGCAACGGCATTCTGGTTCAATTCGACATGCGGGGAGCTGAGATTCGTACGCAAGTGGAACAGTTGCTGAAGAAAAAATAA
- the dcd gene encoding dCTP deaminase produces MILSGNEIKRELGNNIVIEPFDDQLLNPNSYNLCLHDELIVYEEIVLDMKRPNRFRRFTIPAEGFVLNPHQLYLGRTMERTETHNFVPMLEGRSSIGRMGLFVHITAGFGDAGFRGFWTLEMFAVQPIRIYPGVPICQIFYHQLHGDVTEYNSEKYQNNTDIQPSMLFKEWEKKTDPQKRLAFGQEVAE; encoded by the coding sequence ATGATTCTATCCGGCAATGAAATCAAACGGGAATTGGGCAACAACATCGTCATCGAGCCGTTTGACGACCAACTGCTCAATCCCAATAGCTATAACCTTTGCCTCCATGACGAATTGATCGTGTATGAGGAGATCGTGCTGGATATGAAGCGGCCGAATCGCTTTCGCCGCTTCACGATCCCCGCCGAGGGTTTCGTGCTCAACCCCCACCAGCTCTATTTGGGGCGGACGATGGAGCGGACCGAGACGCACAATTTTGTGCCGATGCTCGAAGGGCGTTCCTCGATTGGGCGGATGGGGCTGTTTGTGCACATCACCGCTGGATTCGGAGACGCCGGTTTCCGTGGGTTTTGGACGCTGGAGATGTTCGCCGTCCAGCCCATTCGCATTTATCCGGGCGTGCCGATCTGCCAGATTTTTTACCATCAGCTCCACGGCGACGTCACGGAATACAACAGCGAAAAATACCAGAACAACACGGATATTCAGCCGAGCATGTTGTTTAAGGAATGGGAAAAAAAGACCGACCCGCAAAAACGGTTGGCCTTCGGCCAGGAAGTGGCAGAATAA
- a CDS encoding SGNH/GDSL hydrolase family protein, with amino-acid sequence MMSFRLVCLLLVTFITAAPLAAQEKSAAKKKRAKRKPNPALQAIQDDPKLPRVLLIGDSISIGYTLPTRELLAGKANVHRILTNGGPTTRGVAQIDRWLVEKPWDVIHFNWGLHDLKYLGPNGKNLADPAAADSHQQVPLQEYEKNLRKLVARLKETGATLIWCSTTPVPAGAGGRVVGDAVQYNAVAAKIMQENDIAIDDLYTFAKPRLKEIQLPANVHFSKPGSKALAEQVAGTINDALKQRGGER; translated from the coding sequence ATGATGTCATTTCGCCTTGTCTGCCTGCTGCTTGTCACGTTCATCACTGCCGCCCCGTTGGCCGCTCAGGAGAAATCGGCTGCTAAGAAGAAGCGGGCGAAGCGGAAACCTAATCCGGCGCTGCAGGCGATCCAAGACGATCCGAAACTGCCGCGAGTGTTGTTGATCGGCGACTCGATTTCGATCGGTTACACGCTGCCGACGCGGGAACTGCTGGCGGGGAAGGCGAACGTGCATCGCATTTTGACCAACGGGGGCCCGACAACGCGCGGGGTGGCACAGATCGACCGTTGGTTGGTCGAGAAACCGTGGGATGTGATTCATTTCAATTGGGGCCTGCACGATTTGAAATACCTGGGGCCCAACGGAAAAAACCTAGCCGACCCCGCCGCCGCCGACAGCCATCAACAAGTCCCGCTGCAGGAGTACGAAAAGAACCTCCGTAAATTAGTGGCGCGGCTCAAGGAGACGGGGGCGACATTGATTTGGTGTTCCACAACACCGGTGCCCGCAGGTGCGGGAGGACGGGTTGTGGGGGATGCGGTGCAGTACAATGCGGTCGCCGCGAAAATCATGCAGGAAAACGACATCGCCATCGACGACCTCTACACGTTCGCTAAGCCACGGCTCAAAGAGATCCAACTACCGGCCAACGTACATTTCAGCAAACCGGGGTCCAAGGCATTGGCGGAACAAGTGGCGGGAACGATCAACGACGCGTTGAAGCAGCGTGGTGGTGAACGCTGA
- a CDS encoding DUF1559 family PulG-like putative transporter, protein MNLRGLPWRRWAAVVIPVAVVCLLLALLVPAMLRARTEARKTYSRNNLKQIGLAFHNYYDVYQCLPPGAIVREDGVALHGWSSPIVIYFRATPYYQFIDYDLPWDHDLNRYTYCHTEPDYQIPDIDEIATKDGYGLLCYMGNPNLLHRNSSVKFDDMTAGVTHTWMAGEAAGNYQPWAYPFNWRPLGMRLNDGPDSYGRPSGDGAFLLMADGSVPWISNNVEEKVLSDYAAAPPVANADQIAVPSRRFEYSTSIEEWVIDWIDLDKNDDEGWAASEYIVTDIRFHSVIFRSKMKSTPGRALNAADVRRVADKFPKANSLQRDFVIDDDVAEVLAEFKRLAYVRAQSLIVSERGLSAIKRMPALKMLRVGEARAADLAALREALPGCEIRAHSVSED, encoded by the coding sequence ATGAACCTACGCGGTCTTCCCTGGCGACGCTGGGCGGCGGTGGTGATTCCGGTTGCCGTGGTTTGCCTCTTACTCGCGCTGCTCGTCCCGGCAATGCTGCGGGCGCGGACTGAGGCGCGCAAGACCTATTCCCGAAATAACCTCAAGCAAATCGGATTGGCGTTTCATAATTATTACGACGTTTACCAATGCCTGCCGCCCGGAGCGATCGTTCGAGAGGATGGCGTGGCGCTGCATGGTTGGTCGTCGCCCATTGTGATTTACTTTCGCGCTACTCCATATTATCAATTCATAGACTATGACCTCCCGTGGGATCATGACCTCAACCGGTACACCTACTGCCACACAGAACCCGACTATCAAATCCCCGATATTGACGAGATAGCCACCAAAGACGGTTATGGATTGTTGTGTTACATGGGCAATCCGAACTTGCTGCACCGCAACAGCAGCGTGAAGTTCGACGACATGACCGCTGGTGTGACGCACACCTGGATGGCGGGAGAAGCAGCCGGCAACTATCAGCCGTGGGCCTACCCGTTCAATTGGCGGCCGTTGGGAATGCGGCTCAATGACGGACCGGACAGCTACGGGCGACCTTCAGGAGACGGCGCCTTTCTGTTGATGGCTGATGGAAGCGTGCCGTGGATTTCCAATAATGTCGAAGAGAAAGTCTTGTCGGACTATGCCGCTGCGCCTCCGGTAGCGAATGCAGATCAAATCGCAGTCCCGTCGCGGCGGTTCGAGTATTCGACCTCGATTGAAGAATGGGTGATTGATTGGATCGATCTCGACAAAAATGATGACGAGGGTTGGGCCGCGAGCGAGTATATCGTCACAGACATCCGGTTCCACTCAGTCATTTTCCGTAGCAAGATGAAATCCACTCCGGGTCGAGCGCTGAACGCAGCGGATGTGCGGAGGGTGGCCGATAAGTTTCCTAAAGCGAATTCCCTGCAACGCGATTTCGTCATCGACGATGATGTCGCAGAAGTATTGGCTGAATTTAAGAGATTAGCCTATGTCCGTGCGCAATCGCTCATAGTCTCCGAACGCGGCTTGTCAGCAATCAAGCGTATGCCGGCATTGAAAATGTTAAGAGTCGGCGAGGCACGTGCCGCTGACTTAGCCGCTCTGCGCGAGGCGCTACCCGGCTGCGAAATCAGGGCGCACTCGGTCTCCGAGGATTGA
- the zwf gene encoding glucose-6-phosphate dehydrogenase produces the protein MSHTIVIFGASGDLTTRKLIPALYRLWVKRRLPVDTKVLGVSRTEFSHDAWRKSLAESTAEFAGKDFDEQEWQSFAKSVFYMQGDIGKSEDFQRLSDVLDEIEQDSNGTRVFYLSTTPRLYATAVANLGAAGLADESNGPRRIVIEKPFGYDAATARQLNDDLHQVFAENQVYRIDHYLGKETVQNLFVLRFANSIFEPVWNRQYVDHVQITVAEELAVGHRGDYYDTSGVLRDMFQNHLLQLMMITAMEAPARMNADLIRDEKAKVLQSVRPITAEMVKQDTIRGQYEGYRQEKGVAADSQTATFAALKLHVDNWRWSNVPFYLRSGKALSCRTTQIVIQFREPPQSLFSDQSSQSPGANRLVIQVQPAEGIQLHFHTKVPDAGMKLRMTDLDFSFQREFAFALPDAYQRLLLDVLNGDASLFARSDEVELSWDIIDPVIEAWKNQAEPNLDIYPPALWGPEESMQWMADQGREWFDVCPLIT, from the coding sequence ATGTCGCATACGATTGTCATTTTTGGAGCTTCGGGGGACCTGACCACTCGCAAGTTGATTCCCGCGCTGTATCGCCTGTGGGTCAAGCGACGCCTGCCGGTCGACACGAAGGTCTTGGGGGTCTCGCGTACGGAGTTTAGTCACGACGCCTGGCGCAAATCGCTGGCCGAATCGACAGCCGAGTTTGCGGGGAAGGACTTTGACGAGCAGGAATGGCAGTCGTTTGCTAAATCTGTGTTTTACATGCAGGGCGATATCGGCAAATCCGAAGACTTCCAGCGATTGTCAGACGTGCTGGATGAGATTGAGCAGGACAGCAACGGCACGCGCGTGTTCTACCTCTCCACAACGCCGCGACTTTACGCCACAGCTGTCGCCAACTTGGGCGCCGCCGGGCTTGCCGATGAGAGCAACGGTCCGCGGCGGATTGTGATCGAAAAACCATTTGGCTACGACGCGGCCACGGCCCGGCAACTCAATGACGATTTACATCAAGTGTTTGCCGAAAATCAGGTCTACCGTATCGATCACTACCTGGGTAAGGAAACGGTCCAAAACCTGTTCGTGTTGCGCTTCGCCAATAGTATCTTTGAGCCGGTCTGGAACCGGCAATATGTCGACCACGTGCAGATTACCGTCGCCGAGGAATTGGCAGTCGGACATCGCGGGGATTACTACGACACGTCGGGCGTCTTGCGCGACATGTTTCAAAATCATCTGCTGCAACTGATGATGATTACGGCGATGGAAGCTCCGGCGCGGATGAACGCGGATCTGATTCGCGACGAAAAGGCCAAGGTGTTGCAATCGGTGCGGCCGATTACGGCCGAGATGGTTAAGCAAGACACAATCCGCGGCCAGTACGAAGGCTATCGTCAGGAAAAAGGGGTCGCCGCGGATAGTCAGACAGCAACGTTCGCCGCACTGAAACTGCACGTCGACAATTGGCGGTGGAGCAATGTCCCCTTTTATCTCCGCAGCGGTAAAGCCCTGTCGTGTCGCACGACGCAGATCGTCATTCAATTTCGAGAACCGCCGCAGTCACTGTTTTCCGACCAAAGCAGCCAGTCTCCCGGAGCGAATCGGCTCGTCATTCAAGTCCAGCCGGCCGAAGGCATTCAACTGCATTTCCATACCAAGGTCCCCGATGCGGGTATGAAATTGCGGATGACTGATCTGGATTTCAGTTTCCAACGCGAATTCGCATTCGCGCTACCCGACGCCTATCAACGCCTGCTGCTGGATGTGCTCAACGGCGACGCGAGTCTCTTTGCCCGTAGCGACGAGGTGGAACTCTCCTGGGACATTATTGATCCGGTGATCGAGGCTTGGAAAAACCAAGCAGAGCCGAACCTGGATATCTATCCCCCGGCGCTCTGGGGTCCGGAGGAATCAATGCAGTGGATGGCGGACCAAGGCCGCGAGTGGTTCGACGTCTGTCCGCTGATCACGTAG